One genomic segment of Coffea arabica cultivar ET-39 chromosome 6e, Coffea Arabica ET-39 HiFi, whole genome shotgun sequence includes these proteins:
- the LOC113696793 gene encoding uncharacterized protein — MADELEEVLKKFALSSLEQNGKWLELDDVDLGVSECFNSIIGKIRGETMANLTGVKNLVTAAWGYPKELSMTELGPNLFQFFIPKQNDRLRILNGGPWVIDNQKLVLSSWEVGIEESTEAFKFAPLWVQVWNLPIHWISKEVERKMGMVFKEVKEVLISHSGGKKGKHIKLLVKADMTQPLLRGTTVKMNGVLKWVSFRYKRVPEFCYKCRIIGHSEKKCKNNIIISKGQKENQYSP, encoded by the coding sequence ATGGCGGATGAACTAGAGGAAGTGTTAAAAAAATTTGCCTTGTCTAGTTTAGAACAGAATGGTAAGTGGTTAGAGCTGGATGATGTTGATTTAGGAGTTTCTGAGTGTTTCAATAGTATCATCGGGAAGATAAGAGGAGAAACAATGGCTAATTTGACTGGGGTTAAGAACCTCGTCACAGCAGCTTGGGGGTACCCTAAAGAACTATCAATGACAGAGTTGGGGCCAAATCTATTCCAGTTCTTTATCCCTAAGCAGAATGACAGGTTAAGAATCCTCAATGGAGGACCTTGGGTGATTGATAACCAAAAACTAGTGCTCAGTAGTTGGGAGGTAGGAATTGAAGAAAGTACGGAAGCCTTTAAATTTGCTCCACTATGGGTACAAGTGTGGAATCTCCCAATTCACTGGATTTCTAAGGAAGTTGAAAGGAAAATGGGGATGGTATTCAAAGAAGTTAAAGAGGTGTTGATCTCTCACTCAGGAGGAAAGAAAGGGAAACatatcaagcttctggtaaaaGCTGACATGACCCAACCATTGTTAAGAGGTACTACAGTTAAGATGAATGGAGTATtgaaatgggtaagcttcagaTACAAGAGAGTCCCTGAATTTTGCTACAAATGTAGAATAATTGGTCACAGTGAAAAGAAATGCAAGAATAATATAATTATCAGCAAAGGACAAAAGGAAAATCAGTATAGCCCCTAG
- the LOC140009935 gene encoding uncharacterized protein — protein sequence MPAWYNPQAVCAYHSGAPGHATFDCKALKHKIQDMVEAGEIVIRKREAQGPNVNRNPLPEHANTIGVILDDTEYVEPVKELAREAEVFGVTDQPFVIELPFEEDEKPFILDLTPAESESLEPVVIEFPKQEPVLSLQQVPWNYDEPDVQIGERSIAKKEVSVVTRSGKIASPFEATIPIQANNSEPPAKPTITEREALDFLKRLQRSEYNVIEKLSKSPAQISMLDLLFSSDVHRDALLEVLTKAQIPRDISVDNFSHVVGNVLFTKQITFSDEELPSEGIGHNKALYIVVRCNGKMLPKVLIDNGSALNICPWSTLEKLGLQDVKLRPSGTIVRGFDGAQREPIGEIDLVVEMGPAQFQITCQVMHFSSVYNVLLGRPWIHKSGAVPSSLHQLLKFVVNDKLITIFAEEDCLVITDSGTKEDGSRNVTMTPHSTADIVSVSWITNEEQVLPKASVMMAKEMIRGGYEFDKGLGRNLQGVLKPVEIMEKKDSFGLGFRPTAKDIKEMKERKKAEKEGRQRVFDIPPLRYTFPRPTEVITSEVNPVDEIEASLAQLFVGATFEDSFQNLEFRHLPRARNAFADALATLASMIQYPDELKIEPIQVQLQDKPAHCWVTDESSDTIPWFNDLKEFLKTGSYPLHAGDVRNVFA from the exons ATGCCCGCGTGGTATAATCCACAagctgtctgtgcttatcattctggggCCCCCGGACATGCCACCTTTGATTGCAAAGCGCTTAAGCATAAAATCCAAGATATGGTTGAAGCCGGGGAGATTGTAATCCGGAAAAGGGAGGCGCAAGGGCCGAACGTAAATAGGAACCCTTTACCGGAACATGCCAATACCATTGGGGTTATTCTGGATGATACGGAGTATGTGGAACCAGTCAAAGAATTGGCAAGggaagctgaagtgtttggggtcacagaccaaccTTTTGTCATAGAACTGCCATTTGAAGAGGACGAGAAACCCTTTATCTTGGATCTCACGCCAGCTGAGAGTGAGTCTTTGGAGCCGGTGGTTATTGAATTCCCGAAGCAGGAGCCTGTCCTGAGCCTGCAACAAGTACCATGGAATTATGATGAACCTGACGTGCAGATTGGGGAAAGGTCAATTGCAAAGAAGGAAGTATCAGTGGTCACAAGATCGGGGAAAATTGCAAGCCCGTTTGAAGCAACCATTCCGATTCAAGCAAATAACTCTGAGCCACCCGCCAAACCAACAATTACCGAGAGAGAAGCCTTAGATTTCCTTAAAAGGCTCCAAAGAAGCGAATACAATGTGATCGAGAAGCTTAGCAAGTCGCCCGCTCAAATATCCATGTTGGATCTACTTTTTTCATCAGATGTGCATAGGGATGCATTGCTCGAAGTACTGACTAAAGCTCAAATTCCTAGAGACATTTCAGTTGATAATTTCTCACACGTAGTTGGGAATGTACTCTTCACCAAGCAAATTACTTTTTCCGACGAGGAATTGCCGTCggaaggcattggacataacaagGCCCTGTACATAGTTGTGAGGTGCAACGGAAAAATGCTGCCGAAGGTATTAATTGACAATGGATCTGCTCTTAATATATGTCCCTGGAGCaccttggaaaagctaggaTTGCAAGACGTCAAgttgaggccttcagggaccataGTCCGAGGTTTTGATGGAGCGCAAAGAGAGCCAATAGGAGAAATTGATTTAGTAGTTGAAATGGGGCCCGCCCAGTTTCAAATAACCTGCcaagtcatgcatttttctaGTGTTTACAACGTTTTGCTTGGCaggccatggattcacaagtctGGGGCTGTGCCTTCTTCATTGCATCAATTGCTAAAGTTTGTAGTGAATGACAAGCTGATCACTATATTTGCCGAAGAGGATTGCCTTGTAATCACTGATTCTGGGACAAAAGAGGATGGAAGCCGCAATGTCACCATGACTCCCCATAGCACGGCTGATATCGTCTCTGTAAGTTGGATCACAAACGAGGAGCAAGTTCTACCAAAGGCCAGTGTtatgatggctaaggaaatgatcCGAGGAGGTTATGAATTTGACAAGGGACTAGGACGAAATCTGCAAGGAGTTTTGAAGCCAGTGGAGATTATGGAGAAGAAAGATTCATTTGGCTTAGGGTTCCGACCAACTGCTAAGGATatcaaagaaatgaaggaacgtAAGAAAGCAGAGAAAGAGGGCAGGCAAAGGGTTTTTGACATTCCACCACTGCGGTATACTTTTCCACGACCAACAGAGGTTATCACATCAGAGGTTAATCCAGTCGACGAAATTGAAGCAAGTTTGGCTcaattgttcgttggggcaacatttgagGATAGT tttcaaaatttggagtttagACATCTCCCGAGAGCCAGGAATGCATTCGCCGATGCTTTGGCTACCTTAGCTTCTATGATCCAGTATCCTGATGAATTGAAGATCGAACCAATCCAGGTTCAACTTCAAGACAAGCCTGCCCACTGCTGGGTTACAGACGAGTCCTCGGATACTATTCCTTGGTTTAATGATCTTAAAGAGTTTCTCAAAACTGGGTCTTACCCTCTGCATGCTG gtgatgtccgtaatgtcTTCGCCTAA